Part of the Citrus sinensis cultivar Valencia sweet orange chromosome 2, DVS_A1.0, whole genome shotgun sequence genome, aaaaaaacaaattgattttAGAAATGTATGTGCGGTGGACATGCTAGAGTGGATGCAGGCATGACTAGAAATCATGTGGGCTCAGGTTCGAATCGTGCTGGTCCAGACTGATGCGATCATCTAAACTAGGCTTTCGCATAGTTACgttaaaaattggaaaaatactaaagagagagaaaaatgagagaaagtgtgttgaaaagaaagagagagagtggGCTGagtagagagagagacagagcaAAATTCTCttatatttctctctctttagcATTACTCTAAAAATTGTAGTAGATTTgcaactaaaatttgaaaaaactaGGCTTTTGGTATACTTACGTGAAAAAGTGTAGTAAATTTGCAACAATAATTTCAAAGTCATTTACTCCTTGGGATAGCAGTGGAGAGAGTAGGGGAGGGGACTGACATCTCCGTATCCATCCTCGATATTCTGCATATGTCATTGTCCTtatcagaattacttgagggAATTCTCGTCCTCTCCTTGAATAATAACAGGAGATTCTTGAAGGTCCTCGATCCTCAAGCGACCgatatatttttagttttcaattttaacttaattatattaaaataaaatttttaaataaaagtaaagttaaGGCAGTTGCTGGTTGTTgtagaaaattagaaattaggctttatgattttactttaaattttattttattagataaaaatttaaaatatttaatgaatattataattaaaaaattttgagccAACAAGATCTTGTCCggtttttttaatgtcctGAATAGATATTTAAGACTATGACTAGTTAAGTAGgcctaaaaatttaatactataaacattttgatatttgttatctataccaatatttaatattttacaatttaaattttattatttgttcactaataattttaaaaaataaaaataaaattaaaatggggaaattgGGAGGGGATGAAGATTTTACTCATCCCCGTCCCTTCCCCGGATAAAACATCGTCCCCGTCCCTTCttcaaatgagaaattaagtataaaatcaTCTTCATACCCTCTTTGAATGGAGAAAATCTCTAAAAGTCTCCATCTCTGTTGGGATTTCTGTCATCTCTATTTACTCTATagctaacaaaaaaaatctatattatCCGTACTCTTTTAtagaaattattaacttttttttaatacgtCTAAATTATTAGCAATTgaatataagtaaatttttattacgaTTGACTACTTGTGCTTGAAacttaaaagtttattttattaattagcgGGGGTTCGATACCAAATATCCACACTGGGCGATGATCAAGTACCTATACCAATCTGACTATATCAAACCCATTGGTTGCGGACAAAAAGCTATgtccaaaaccaaaaattatttaaggcCAGCATTAATGCATTATTCAACATTTAGTGCAGTTCAAAAATACCAAGTTCATCTTCATATATACTATATATGTTGCAgatattaacatattttataaatattccaCAAAATGCTAAAAGTAGAAGATGGGAAGACTATTTCAACACGTTTGATTCTGAACCCGGGACGGCACTAATTCTTTTTCCGAAAAAATAATTGGTtgtaattataacataatagCATGCAATTcaatcttatatatttaattatttactataAATAGAGCTCATCGTGCAACTGAATCTTCACAACATACACTTCATTCCTTCAGTATTTACTGCTTAGCTTCCAATATTTCTCTACAATTTTCTGTAGAAAGATCAAAATGGCCAAGAACATTTTGGTACTGAGTTTACTAGTCATCACTTGTGCCTTAGTTACTGCTTTTGAGCCTAGTCCTCTTCAAGATTTCTGCGTTGCAGATCTCAGTAGCTCAGCAAGAGTTAATGGCTTGGCCTGCATGGACCCAAAACTCGCACAGGCAGACCATTTTGTCTTCAGCGGACTGCATGTAGCAGGCAACACATCAAACCCACTTGGCTCAAGGGTTACTCCAGTCACAGTGGCTCAAATACCTGGACTCAACACTCTTGGCATCGCATTGGCTCGCATCGATTATGCACCGTGGGGAGTGGTTCCTCCACATGTTCACCCTCGTGCCACTGAGATTCTAACAGTCATCGAAGGAAGCCTTGAGGTCGGATTCGTGACATCTAACCCAGAAAACAGGCTCATCTCGAAGGTTCTTCAAAAGGGCGATGTGTTTGTGTTCCCAGTTGGACTTATCCACTTTCAACGTAATGTGGGTCATGGAAATGCCT contains:
- the LOC102616834 gene encoding putative germin-like protein 2-1 → MAKNILVLSLLVITCALVTAFEPSPLQDFCVADLSSSARVNGLACMDPKLAQADHFVFSGLHVAGNTSNPLGSRVTPVTVAQIPGLNTLGIALARIDYAPWGVVPPHVHPRATEILTVIEGSLEVGFVTSNPENRLISKVLQKGDVFVFPVGLIHFQRNVGHGNAFSISGLSSQNPGVITIANTVFGSNPAIADDLLAKAFQVDKSVVGQLQTKF